The DNA region ACTTTTATTGTCGGATTTCCTGGAGAGACAGAGGACGAGTTTGAAGAGCTTTTAGATTTTATAGAAGAAGCCCAGTTCGACAGAGCAGGCGCTTTTAAATACTCCCAGGAAGAAGGCACACCTGCTGGCACTATGGGTGAGCAAATCCCTGAGGAAATCAAAGAAGAGAGACTCGAGCGACTCATGCAGGCTCAGTCAGAGGTTTCTTTGAATAAGAATAAGGCTCTTGTTGGAACTGTTCATGAGGGTTTTATAGAGAGCGTTGAAAATGGCGACTATGTTGCAAGAATATCCACACAAGCCCCTGAAGTTGATGGCTATACTTATATCAAACGGGATCAAGAGCTTATCTTAGGTGAGCTTGTAGACATAAAAATAACAGATGCAGATATATATGATCTTTACGGCGAAATAGTTTAATTAATCATTCCCATTTGCATCAAACATCTCTCGAATACCATAAGTAGTATTTCTTTCAGCAGGAATTCTTCCAATCTCGCGGGTTAGGCGTCTAAACTCCTCAGGAGGGAAATACTGACCATAGCTTGCACCGGCCGAGCGTGAGATCTGCTCTTCCATCAAAGTACCGCCAAAATCATTAGCTCCCGCAGTGAGTGAGAACTGAGCAAACTCT from Thermodesulfobacteriota bacterium includes:
- the rimO gene encoding 30S ribosomal protein S12 methylthiotransferase RimO (catalyzes the methylthiolation of an aspartic acid residue of the S12 protein of the 30S ribosomal subunit), with protein sequence TFIVGFPGETEDEFEELLDFIEEAQFDRAGAFKYSQEEGTPAGTMGEQIPEEIKEERLERLMQAQSEVSLNKNKALVGTVHEGFIESVENGDYVARISTQAPEVDGYTYIKRDQELILGELVDIKITDADIYDLYGEIV